Proteins from a single region of Nocardioides anomalus:
- a CDS encoding YybH family protein, whose amino-acid sequence MTDDPTELVALIERRVAAVRDRDVEALIAAHDPEVQMFPVLPPTRTTGRDAVRDGLRAWLDGYESGPEYDVTDLDVVRDGDLGVCSFFYHVRGTLKGGGDVDMWVRSTQVCRRRGDGAWLVIRSHESVPFDAESGQALIDAAPDPSA is encoded by the coding sequence ATGACGGATGACCCGACAGAACTCGTGGCACTGATCGAGCGCAGGGTGGCGGCGGTGCGCGACCGCGACGTCGAGGCGCTGATCGCCGCGCACGACCCCGAGGTGCAGATGTTCCCGGTGCTGCCCCCGACCCGCACCACCGGGCGGGACGCCGTGAGAGACGGCCTCCGGGCGTGGCTGGACGGCTACGAGTCCGGGCCGGAGTACGACGTCACCGATCTCGACGTGGTCCGCGACGGCGACCTCGGTGTCTGCTCGTTCTTCTACCACGTGCGCGGCACGCTGAAGGGTGGCGGCGACGTCGACATGTGGGTGCGGAGCACCCAGGTGTGCCGGCGGCGCGGCGACGGTGCGTGGCTCGTCATCCGGTCCCACGAGTCCGTGCCCTTCGACGCCGAGTCCGGTCAGGCGCTGATCGACGCCGCGCCTGACCCGTCCGCGTAG